TCATATTCTGCCCAACTCTTTTTACAGCATAATATCTGGTTCTTATTGAGTTCATGGCCAATACAAGTGGTCCTCTTTGTTCATTACACTAACAGGGGTGCTGAGAATCTCTTTGCAAATTTTCTGGAAAAATATGCTTTCAGTCATTCTTTTATTCCACCCTTCCCCATTCACAACGAGATCCTTTACCTTCGAGTCATCTGTGCTATTTGCATTAAGAGGCCTGCCCCTCCCAGTGATCCAATTGTCTTTCCAGATGCTTACTTTGGAACCATCTCCTATACTCCACTTTGCTCTTTCCCATAATAACTATCTTCCATGCAAGATGCTTTTCCAGACCCATGACGCGCCCTTTTTACATGTCGCTGCCCAAAAGTTACCATCCGGAAAATATATCGATTTCAAAACTTGTAACCAGATTGTATTTGGGTTCTTCAATGCTCTCCATGCTTGTTTGGCAAGGTAGGTAGTATTTTGTTCTTCGAGGTCTTTAAACCCCAGTCCTCTATTGCTCTTGCTATCAGTAATGCTATCCCACTTTTTTCAATGGATGCCCCGTTCCTTCCCCAATGTTGCCCACCCGAATCTCGCAACCTTTGTACAAATTCTCCTGCAAAAACTCTTGGGAAACTTTATGACATTCATGGCATATGATGGCATTACCTGAATTACAGACTTTATTAGTGTTTTTTTGCCTGCTTGATTCAGCAATATTTCTTTCCATCCCTCTAGtttattcatgattttttcTTCAATCCATGCTAGAGTCTTGTTATGAGATCTTCCCCATATGACTGGTAACCCCAAGTATTTTCCTGTCGTGTCCCATGTTGTCATTCCTAAAATCTCTTTAATGTCTACTTTCGTTTGTATCGACACTTGACTTCCAAAGGTAATACCTGACTTGTTCAAGTTTATCCTTTGTCCGAATGCCTCTGTGTTTTCATTTAGCACGGTGataatctgaaatatctcaTCCTCCTTTGCTTTCGCGAATATAATGTAATCGTCTGCGAACAACAAGTGAGTAAGAACCAGAGCTGTTGGGGCTATCTTCAGACCTGTTATATAGCATTTCGCTTGAGCCTCCTGCATTAGAATCGTGAATACCTCAGCTGCTAAAATGAAAAGATAGGGGGATAATGGATCCCCTTGTCGAAGACCCCTCTAAGGCTTGATCTTCTTCGATAACTCTCCATTGACCTTTACCCTATAACTTGCACTTCTGACACATTTCATTACCAATTTAACCCATTTTTCGGTGAACCCGAGTTTCATGAGCACCTTTTCGAGAAAATCCCATTCTAACCTATCATATGCCTTATTCATATCCAACTTGATTGCTATTTTGTGAtccctctcttcttttcttgtttaggCTATGATAAACTTCTTGGACAATTATTACATTATTTTGTATGAGCCTTCCTCCCACGAATGCACTTTGAGTTGGGGACACTATATCCTCGAGGAGCCCTTTCAGCCTCAACACTATGACCCTCgttataattttgtaaataaagTTACAGTAGCTGATTGGTCTTAACTAATTAAGTTCTTTCGGATTCTTGACCTTTGGAATTAAGACTACTATGGTTTCGCTAATCTCTTCCGGCAAGTACCCATTCTGAAAGAATTCTCTAACTACTGCACATGCCTCCTTCTTAATTATCTCCCAGTGTTTTTGATAGAACAGTCCATTCAGGCCATCTGGTCCAGGAGCCTTGAGGCTGCCCATGCTGAAGACTGCTTTTCTAATCTCCTCTTCTGTGATCTCTGAGATCATCTCCCTATTCATGTCTTTCGTGACTCTCACTGGAATATTGCTTAAGACTGATTCAcaatttcttttgttgttggAAGTAAATAACGCATCAAATCGTTACTCGATTTGGCTCATAATTTCTTTCCTATCCTTTATCCATGAGCCCGCCTCGTTTTTAAGCTTATCAATTCAGTTCCTTCCCCTTCATTGAATGGTTGTGGTATGGAACAAAGATGTGTTATTGTCTCCCCATTTCAACCACTTCAACCTGGCTCTTTGTTCCCAaaatttttcttcctgtttccATAAAGCAGCTATATTCTTCTTTATCCGTTGTATTTTCTCCTGCTTCTCTTGTGTTAATTTCGAATCTTGTAGCTTCTTTAATTCCTTCTTTAGCTTTTGGATTTCTTTGTCTGCTCGTTTAAATGTCCTCTTGCTCCACTTTTTAAGCTCCTCTTTACAATTTTCCATTCTACTTGTTATTCCTTTCCAAACGCATCCTTGGATGTTTTCCTTATCCCATCCCTTTCTTACTGTATTCTCGCACTCATCATAATCGATCCAAAAGGTCTCGAATTTGAAACTCTTCTCTGTTCTTTGAACTTGATTTATGTCCAAAACTAATTGGCACTGAACCATGTGAATCTTCCTCCCTTTATGTCTAAGTCCATAAGATAATTCATATCTAAAAATTGCCTAAATTCTCTCACCTGGCTTTTGGCTTTGGATGCAGACCaattttctcctcttggctCAAAATGTCGTTGAAATCTCCTATGAATAATTGTGGCTCCTCCTTGTTGTCATTATTCGCTGTGATAGCTCTCCAttgttcttttcttcttctagaACATGGGTTTCCATATATGAAGTTGCACTTCCACATCTTCCCTTTTCTATCATCAATACGGGCTTTTATATGATTatcacaccaaaaataaatgtcaatattatatatttcattCCACAAAAGGCATAGCCCTCCGGACAGTCCCCGGAGTTCTATGTGAAATACATTCTCAAAATGTAACCTTATTTTCAGCTTCTTAATAGTACTTTCTCTAGCTCTAGTCTTAATTAGAAATACTATTGCAGGCTTTAATTGTTTGCACATGCTGTGTAATTCATAAACTATCGCGGGGCCGTTACCCCGCGACAGTTCCAACTTATGATGCTCATGGTTGAGTTGGGGGCATGTATAGGCCCGCCTCCTTAGCCATTGAGTCTTCCAAGTTGTCTCTGATATGTGATTCTTCCTTATGAACTCTTCCTTCTATTAGGCCTCTGCTCcatttgttcttcttgttggcCTTCCACATCTGCGTAGCTTCCTCTTCTTCACTCAGAAAATTTTCAGTCTGCTCCTGTTGGtcttcttcccttcttatttTAAGCTTCAACTTTTCCTCCATTCTTTGAACAAGTTTTGTTTCGTATTCTCTGGAAACTACAATTGCTTTGCTATTTTTCTgctctattttctcttcttcttttgctagTTCTACATAATAGAAGCCTCCATCGCTTTCTGTGACTAGCTGCTTGCTTCTCTGTTTTGACTATTTCTCGTTTGTTTTATACTATCTGATTGACCCATCAATGTCCATGTTATTTCTATTTTGGGCCTCcttttcaacttctctttctgtgtttttcttccttttttctttagCCATGCTTTTGTTGAACTCCTTTAATATTTGTCCAATAGTCAGGTTCCTCTCTTCTTCAATTGGCCCACTTTTAATTTGTTGTCTATTTCTATTGGGCCTTTGGTTGATGAAAGTCCATACCCCTCTTTTTGTGCTGTCTATTCTTCTCATGCTTGGCCCACCTTTCTCTTTATGCTTCCTAGGAATCTTGCTTCTATCCTCCCCATTCTCCCCTAccttttctaattttctaaCCTTATTCACGTTTTTCATTGTTACTGACTCACTGGCTTGCTGATTTTGTAGGATGACcccttccttttttctttttctgtggtttgCTGTCCCATCATCTAAATTGAAGATATTGTTGTGCTTCTCACTGTTCATTCCATCATCATCAGCCCCTTCATCTTGATCTTGCACTTCTTGTATTGCCACTTGTCTCTCTCCCATTTGCTCCTGTGGATTTGCTAATCTGTCC
This portion of the Arachis duranensis cultivar V14167 chromosome 6, aradu.V14167.gnm2.J7QH, whole genome shotgun sequence genome encodes:
- the LOC107492794 gene encoding uncharacterized protein LOC107492794, with the protein product MWKCNFIYGNPCSRRRKEQWRAITANNDNKEEPQLFIGDFNDILSQEEKIGLHPKPKARHKGRKIHMVQCQLVLDINQVQRTEKSFKFETFWIDYDECENTVRKGWDKENIQGCVWKGITSRMENCKEELKKWSKRTFKRADKEIQKLKKELKKLQDSKLTQEKQEKIQRIKKNIAALWKQEEKFWEQRARLKWLKWGDNNTSLFHTTTIQ